Proteins found in one Alicyclobacillus cycloheptanicus genomic segment:
- a CDS encoding ABC transporter substrate-binding protein translates to MKRVITSTVTLIALGAGLVAGCGTSGSGNTGSTASTQNTTGSSGGGGAQTVTVGTTPLVSSAPVFLAEDLGYWKKLGLNVQIKTYEAAGDIDVATAANSLDVSATGITASLFNMWASGKKEYIVADKGRIWPGQHFEALVASNQAWNSGLKSVADLKGKKFGDTTAGSTFDFLLGTMLSKDNLSLSDIQDVPLHTTSNVAAAVQTGQVDAAILPQPAANQEISNGKVHLIAWVDDNVKADLLVMAYSPQFRTQTDTATKFMEGYLEAVQFYMQHVYHNKNTNDPDLKKALNIISKYTQQPASVVQSELIYVDPNAEVDPSNIENQLKFYEQNGMVQGSVSVNDMIDNSFLKAAQQKVGSAS, encoded by the coding sequence ATGAAACGAGTCATCACAAGCACAGTCACCCTCATCGCGCTGGGCGCCGGGCTGGTTGCCGGCTGTGGAACGAGCGGAAGCGGGAACACCGGCAGCACCGCGAGTACGCAGAACACGACGGGCAGTTCGGGCGGCGGCGGTGCACAGACCGTCACCGTCGGCACGACGCCGCTGGTCAGTTCCGCGCCCGTCTTTCTAGCCGAAGACCTGGGCTACTGGAAAAAGCTCGGCCTGAACGTCCAAATCAAGACCTACGAGGCTGCGGGTGACATTGACGTGGCCACGGCGGCCAACAGCCTGGATGTCAGCGCAACAGGCATCACCGCAAGCCTCTTCAACATGTGGGCGAGTGGCAAAAAAGAGTACATCGTCGCCGACAAGGGCCGGATTTGGCCCGGGCAGCACTTTGAAGCCCTGGTTGCCAGCAACCAGGCCTGGAACAGCGGTCTGAAGAGCGTCGCGGACCTGAAGGGTAAAAAGTTCGGCGATACCACGGCCGGATCGACCTTTGACTTCCTCCTCGGCACCATGCTCAGCAAGGACAACCTGAGCCTCAGCGACATTCAGGATGTCCCGCTGCACACGACATCGAATGTGGCCGCTGCGGTCCAGACTGGGCAAGTGGACGCGGCCATTCTGCCGCAGCCTGCTGCAAACCAGGAAATCAGCAACGGCAAGGTGCATTTGATTGCGTGGGTGGATGACAACGTGAAGGCTGACCTGCTGGTCATGGCCTACTCGCCGCAGTTCCGGACGCAGACAGACACGGCCACCAAGTTCATGGAGGGCTACCTGGAGGCGGTTCAGTTCTACATGCAGCATGTCTACCACAACAAGAATACAAACGACCCCGACCTCAAGAAGGCGCTGAACATCATCTCGAAGTACACGCAGCAGCCCGCCAGCGTCGTGCAATCCGAGTTGATTTATGTCGATCCGAACGCGGAAGTCGACCCGTCCAACATCGAAAACCAGCTGAAGTTCTACGAACAGAACGGAATGGTCCAGGGCAGTGTCAGTGTGAACGACATGATTGACAATTCATTCCTCAAAGCTGCCCAGCAAAAAGTGGGATCTGCCTCTTGA
- a CDS encoding NADH dehydrogenase FAD-containing subunit: protein MSLDFRKLLRNNVTYISLVSLVLIVVLGAGTGVHSFMSQYDLVRRLFGKYPDSLALISPSQYWVGLSHDFFSSFFHFIYPVLTALPVVDMIYKDKVSGNLHYQLVRMSRYRYFATRFAFCFLTSFALFVLPLLVGIIITNLMAGTWDDSSFSAAYDRLIHGTAVIGDSTFLSAKKQLFSNLMVVSPYAYILVYYFIGGLYAAGYASFGLGASFFLNNRYLVLLMPQCLYIGGWLFFTLLHVPQWDPYNIIDPKQPVTDLSYLAIVVDFGVLMVIAALLYLNGVRRNIDVLS, encoded by the coding sequence ATGTCATTGGACTTTCGCAAACTGCTTCGAAACAATGTCACCTACATAAGCTTGGTGTCCCTGGTGTTGATTGTGGTTCTTGGTGCGGGGACGGGCGTGCACAGTTTCATGAGCCAATACGACCTCGTCCGGAGATTATTTGGAAAATACCCGGACTCATTGGCCCTGATTTCACCGAGTCAATACTGGGTGGGGTTGTCGCATGATTTCTTCTCATCCTTTTTTCACTTCATTTATCCCGTACTGACCGCACTGCCTGTGGTAGACATGATTTATAAAGACAAGGTGAGCGGAAATCTTCATTATCAACTCGTTCGCATGAGCCGGTATCGCTATTTTGCAACAAGGTTCGCCTTTTGTTTCCTGACATCTTTCGCTCTATTCGTATTGCCCTTGCTCGTTGGAATCATAATAACCAATTTGATGGCGGGCACATGGGATGATTCCAGTTTTAGTGCCGCGTACGACAGGCTGATTCATGGAACAGCCGTGATCGGGGACAGTACTTTTTTATCCGCCAAGAAACAATTGTTTTCGAACTTGATGGTTGTTTCCCCTTACGCGTACATCCTTGTCTATTATTTTATCGGTGGCCTGTATGCCGCTGGTTACGCCAGTTTCGGCTTGGGGGCCTCATTTTTTCTCAACAATCGCTATTTAGTTCTGCTCATGCCCCAATGTCTCTATATCGGAGGATGGCTGTTTTTCACTCTTCTACACGTTCCGCAGTGGGATCCGTATAACATAATCGATCCCAAGCAGCCGGTGACGGACCTATCTTACCTTGCAATCGTGGTTGATTTCGGCGTACTCATGGTGATTGCAGCTCTGTTATATCTTAATGGAGTGAGGCGGAACATTGACGTTCTTTCGTAA
- a CDS encoding N-6 DNA methylase, with product MIDLRGLGQQIRLSSSQLSIAMRELVRELYFELKTAAAAPSAQALDAGTMVAATSERPTGDDPAALYAAWRRDFIESHGNIEGNPSSNAKVKGRTFTRAYGLEPPIDIVPFVFATQTAFSLLVRLIAHNTVAHQLQSTAAVPGVPALEDLPAIMDGRFFRDAGIDNYCSLDAFCWFLTSTVIDRSIQNLLDALYALDTLPPAAFYAQRNVDHIKQVYETLFPRQLRHALGEYYTPDWLAEYTLQEALAAMSERDPSTLSFLDPACGSGTFLVMLVDLLRALDADAPAQTMLHRISTQVRGYDINALAVLTARTNLLMSIADLLDGRARFALPVEMRDAIQPSTGAGAAERPKVDVIVGNPPWINWEYLSPAYKRRSQHLWYKYGLFDVSGRDLAFSKEDISVLMTYAVIDHDLKDGGVLAFVIRQGVFKSKQNGVGFRRFRLGQDGTPVKVLKVDDLSRLRAFDNATNSTAVVLMKKGTQTTYPVPYHVWTAPEGTSPQSRDRLGEVMSTVTIEQQLAQPAEPDDATSVWLTLPKSAWSVADKVLGANTYRARTGTFTGGANAVYWVQAQQKLPNGNILITNLTDRAKRAAAKVTAEVEPGLIYPLLRGSDVQRWAAAPAIHLLCPHTAATRMAAIRRVEMMTDYPKTYAYLEQFRDVLAARKGFTSFDRQYVEDTPYAIQRVGEYTFSRYKVVWRYIAKDFICAVISTAMDPVLGEKLVLPNEKLMYISTDDEAEAYYLCGVLSATPVSACVQSFMNPTSISTHILQKLRIPTFNPNDARHQEIARLCQLGHQAQARGETVEPLNVALDEAVCGLYGITWRELAGLRREGSGSF from the coding sequence TTGATAGATTTGCGAGGCCTCGGGCAGCAAATTCGTCTGTCCAGCAGTCAACTGAGCATCGCGATGAGAGAACTTGTCCGTGAACTGTACTTCGAACTCAAGACCGCGGCGGCGGCGCCGAGCGCACAGGCGCTGGATGCCGGGACCATGGTCGCTGCAACGTCAGAACGCCCCACAGGCGATGACCCTGCTGCGCTGTACGCCGCCTGGCGCCGGGACTTCATCGAATCGCACGGGAATATCGAGGGGAACCCCAGCAGCAATGCGAAGGTGAAGGGGCGCACCTTCACGCGCGCGTACGGACTCGAACCGCCCATCGACATCGTCCCGTTCGTCTTTGCCACGCAGACCGCGTTCAGCCTGCTGGTGCGGCTCATTGCGCACAACACCGTCGCGCATCAACTGCAATCGACGGCCGCCGTCCCCGGCGTGCCTGCCCTGGAAGACCTGCCCGCCATCATGGACGGCCGCTTTTTCAGGGACGCCGGCATCGACAACTATTGTTCGTTGGATGCCTTCTGCTGGTTCCTGACGTCGACCGTCATCGACCGGTCCATCCAAAACCTGCTGGACGCCCTGTACGCGCTGGACACGCTGCCCCCAGCTGCGTTTTACGCACAGCGCAACGTGGACCACATCAAGCAAGTCTACGAAACCTTGTTCCCCCGCCAGCTGCGGCATGCCCTGGGCGAGTACTACACCCCCGACTGGCTGGCCGAGTACACGCTGCAGGAGGCACTGGCGGCGATGTCCGAGCGTGATCCATCCACGCTTTCCTTTTTAGATCCCGCCTGTGGCTCGGGCACCTTCCTGGTCATGCTTGTCGACCTCCTGCGCGCGCTGGACGCGGATGCCCCCGCACAGACGATGCTGCACCGAATCAGCACACAGGTACGGGGATACGACATCAACGCCCTGGCCGTGCTGACCGCGCGCACGAACCTGCTGATGAGTATCGCAGACCTGCTTGACGGCAGGGCCCGCTTTGCCCTGCCCGTGGAGATGCGGGACGCCATCCAGCCCAGCACGGGAGCCGGCGCTGCGGAGCGGCCGAAGGTGGACGTCATCGTGGGCAACCCGCCGTGGATCAACTGGGAGTACCTGTCACCAGCCTACAAGCGCCGCTCCCAGCACCTGTGGTACAAGTATGGGCTGTTTGATGTCTCCGGGCGCGACCTCGCCTTTTCCAAGGAAGACATCTCGGTGTTGATGACGTACGCGGTCATCGATCACGACCTCAAGGACGGGGGCGTACTTGCGTTCGTGATTCGCCAAGGGGTGTTCAAGTCCAAACAGAACGGGGTCGGGTTTCGACGCTTCCGGCTGGGCCAGGACGGCACGCCGGTGAAGGTCCTCAAAGTGGACGACCTTTCCCGGCTGCGCGCCTTTGACAACGCCACCAACAGCACGGCGGTCGTGCTGATGAAAAAGGGCACACAAACCACCTACCCGGTGCCCTACCACGTATGGACAGCCCCAGAGGGGACTTCGCCGCAGTCGCGGGACCGGCTTGGAGAGGTCATGAGCACCGTGACGATTGAACAGCAGCTCGCACAGCCAGCGGAACCGGACGATGCCACCTCGGTCTGGCTCACCCTGCCGAAGAGCGCATGGTCAGTCGCGGACAAAGTGCTGGGCGCCAACACCTACCGCGCCCGGACGGGCACGTTCACCGGCGGCGCGAACGCCGTGTACTGGGTGCAGGCCCAGCAAAAGCTCCCGAACGGCAACATCCTCATCACCAACCTGACCGACCGGGCCAAGCGGGCGGCCGCCAAGGTCACGGCGGAAGTCGAGCCAGGGCTGATTTACCCGCTGCTCCGCGGCAGCGATGTGCAGCGCTGGGCGGCAGCCCCCGCGATTCACCTGTTGTGCCCGCATACTGCGGCGACGCGGATGGCGGCCATCCGAAGGGTGGAAATGATGACAGACTACCCGAAGACGTACGCCTACCTCGAACAGTTTCGCGACGTGCTCGCCGCCCGCAAGGGGTTCACGAGCTTCGACCGGCAGTATGTGGAGGATACGCCGTACGCTATCCAGCGCGTCGGCGAATACACCTTTTCCCGCTACAAGGTGGTGTGGCGGTACATCGCCAAGGACTTTATTTGTGCCGTGATCTCCACCGCAATGGACCCCGTGTTAGGTGAGAAACTCGTGCTGCCGAACGAAAAGCTGATGTACATCAGCACCGACGACGAAGCCGAAGCCTACTATCTATGCGGCGTTCTCAGTGCAACGCCGGTGTCTGCGTGCGTACAAAGCTTCATGAATCCGACCAGCATCTCGACGCACATCCTGCAAAAGCTGCGCATCCCGACCTTCAACCCGAACGACGCCCGGCATCAGGAAATTGCCCGGCTGTGCCAGCTCGGACACCAGGCCCAGGCGCGTGGGGAAACCGTGGAACCCTTGAACGTTGCCCTGGATGAAGCCGTGTGTGGATTGTATGGCATCACCTGGCGGGAACTGGCTGGGCTGCGCCGTGAAGGAAGCGGATCTTTTTGA
- a CDS encoding RNA polymerase sigma factor translates to MNSEARDGVEQLFDQYKNEVFRYALYLLKNRDDAQDVVQEVFLRAYKSWDRFREESSHRTWLFRIAHNYIHDIIRRKKTQYRYLKDLGSELRVSRTLESKLEMLDLISTLSIQHQQVLLLRFVEDLSAEDIARIFGWTAAKVRTIQHRALKQLRMAVDDNGAEMQMGGDSSGH, encoded by the coding sequence ATGAATTCAGAAGCCAGAGACGGCGTTGAACAATTGTTCGACCAATACAAAAATGAGGTGTTTCGCTATGCCCTATATCTTCTCAAAAACCGAGATGACGCCCAGGATGTCGTACAAGAGGTGTTTCTAAGAGCCTACAAATCATGGGATAGGTTTCGTGAAGAGTCTAGCCACAGAACCTGGTTATTTCGAATCGCCCACAACTATATACACGACATCATACGACGTAAGAAGACGCAATATCGGTATTTGAAAGATCTCGGTAGTGAACTAAGGGTATCTAGGACACTCGAATCAAAGCTGGAGATGTTGGATCTAATCTCGACATTGAGTATACAGCATCAACAAGTGCTCCTGCTGCGCTTTGTTGAGGATCTGTCCGCAGAAGACATTGCGCGCATTTTCGGCTGGACAGCCGCAAAAGTTCGGACGATACAGCACCGCGCCCTCAAACAGTTACGGATGGCCGTGGATGATAACGGAGCTGAGATGCAAATGGGTGGTGATTCGAGTGGCCATTGA
- a CDS encoding ABC transporter ATP-binding protein translates to MDVLHDITFSVDKGKIVGLVGPNGSGKTMLFRIIAGLVKPTSGQVSLFGETLHQTISFPRSVGIILEKPGFLEEYSGFNNLKFLADIQKKIGVEQIKEAMTQVGLDPEDKRKVSAYSLGMKQKLAIAQAIMEEPELILLDEPMNGLDETSVKVVYELISNQQSRGATILLTSHNKEDIETLCDEVYKIRSGKIERQ, encoded by the coding sequence ATGGACGTGCTGCACGACATCACATTCAGTGTAGACAAGGGGAAAATTGTAGGACTTGTGGGCCCCAATGGGTCGGGGAAAACGATGTTGTTTCGAATCATTGCCGGACTGGTCAAGCCGACCTCCGGGCAGGTTTCGCTTTTCGGGGAGACTTTGCACCAGACGATTTCCTTCCCGAGGAGTGTGGGCATCATCCTGGAGAAGCCAGGATTTTTGGAAGAATACTCTGGATTCAATAACTTAAAGTTCCTGGCGGACATTCAAAAGAAAATTGGTGTGGAACAAATCAAAGAGGCGATGACCCAGGTTGGCCTGGATCCAGAAGACAAACGGAAAGTAAGTGCCTATTCCCTTGGCATGAAGCAAAAATTAGCCATTGCCCAGGCTATCATGGAAGAGCCAGAGTTAATCTTATTGGACGAACCAATGAACGGGTTGGACGAGACTTCCGTCAAAGTCGTTTACGAGCTCATCTCTAATCAACAATCTAGAGGAGCGACCATTCTACTGACATCACATAATAAAGAGGATATTGAAACCCTGTGTGACGAGGTCTATAAGATACGTTCAGGAAAGATCGAAAGGCAATAA
- a CDS encoding SRPBCC family protein translates to MQLANPLPEIRKTVVLNAPIETVWQAVATSEGIAGWFMPNTFEPVVGQEFILQAGPYGDSPCKVTDLNPPYQVGFDWDQDWHVEFQLRTLDDDRTEFTLIHSGWDADKATRFGQPHTAVRDIMDGGWEKIKQGLPAYVEGLAR, encoded by the coding sequence ATTCAGTTGGCGAACCCACTACCAGAAATCCGAAAAACCGTTGTCCTCAATGCACCCATCGAAACGGTATGGCAAGCCGTTGCCACGTCAGAAGGGATTGCGGGATGGTTTATGCCGAACACGTTTGAACCCGTGGTGGGCCAGGAATTTATTCTGCAGGCGGGCCCATACGGCGATTCGCCCTGCAAGGTAACGGACCTCAATCCGCCTTATCAAGTCGGATTTGACTGGGACCAGGACTGGCACGTTGAATTTCAACTGCGGACGCTGGATGACGACAGGACGGAGTTTACGTTGATTCATTCGGGTTGGGATGCAGACAAGGCCACTCGCTTCGGTCAACCGCATACTGCGGTGCGCGACATCATGGACGGCGGGTGGGAGAAAATCAAACAAGGCCTGCCTGCGTATGTGGAGGGGCTTGCGCGGTAA
- a CDS encoding ABC transporter permease yields MNDTAGSTQSAASAQAPVAAGERRTVITNRMRFLDKTAPRWIAPVGILIILIVWQVVTGLNWVSQADLPSPVAIVKAGIQMIQNGTLWLNVGASLARIAIGYLLGAGSGIIIGIILGFSRISERVGIPIANALYPIPKLAIIPLIILWIGAGESSKILVIAAEVLFPVVFNTYSAVRNTDPSLIRAAVGFGAPRRTVITRVIIPASLPTIFAGLRIGAGLSLLVLVAAEMIGAQHGIGAMILQYSSLMMTANVLVGVVLLSILGLLISRGLAQLERWLLPWKSQ; encoded by the coding sequence ATGAACGATACGGCAGGGTCCACGCAGTCCGCAGCATCAGCCCAAGCGCCTGTCGCCGCAGGAGAACGCCGAACCGTCATCACCAACCGCATGCGGTTTTTGGACAAGACGGCACCAAGGTGGATCGCGCCCGTCGGCATTCTCATCATTTTAATCGTGTGGCAGGTGGTGACGGGGCTGAACTGGGTGTCGCAGGCAGATTTGCCGAGCCCCGTGGCCATCGTCAAGGCCGGCATCCAGATGATTCAAAACGGGACGCTGTGGCTCAACGTGGGCGCCAGTCTGGCTCGCATTGCCATCGGCTATCTGCTCGGCGCCGGGTCTGGCATCATCATCGGAATTATCCTTGGCTTTTCGCGGATTTCCGAACGCGTCGGCATCCCCATTGCCAACGCGCTGTACCCCATTCCGAAGCTGGCCATCATCCCGCTCATCATTCTCTGGATTGGCGCAGGCGAATCGTCGAAAATCCTCGTCATCGCGGCGGAAGTGCTGTTTCCGGTCGTGTTCAACACCTATTCCGCTGTACGCAATACGGACCCGTCCTTGATTCGGGCGGCCGTCGGGTTTGGTGCGCCGCGCCGAACCGTCATTACGCGTGTGATCATTCCGGCGTCCTTGCCGACCATCTTCGCGGGTTTGCGCATCGGCGCTGGATTGAGTCTGTTGGTGTTGGTGGCCGCCGAGATGATTGGCGCGCAGCATGGGATTGGCGCCATGATTCTGCAGTACTCCTCACTCATGATGACTGCAAACGTGCTCGTGGGGGTGGTGTTGCTCAGCATCTTAGGATTACTGATTAGCCGCGGCCTCGCACAGCTGGAGCGCTGGCTGCTGCCTTGGAAATCGCAGTGA
- a CDS encoding ABC transporter ATP-binding protein encodes MRLVLDHLSKTYRDKSGNETVALDDINFSVNEEEFVAIVGPSGCGKSTLLSIVAGLSDATTGSVYFDGVLEGRSPRIGIVFQEHALFPWRTIQKNVEFGLEQIGIGKKERTARAREWLRKVGLQGFEDKYPHQLSGGMRQRVGIARALVIEPDLLLMDEPLSALDAQVRLIMQDELLRLWQSVRQKTLYVTHNIDEAVALADRVVVLSRRPGRIVKVIPIDIPREARKAHEHQVQLMAHAEEIWQTIRRDAEQAFLEG; translated from the coding sequence ATGCGCCTCGTATTGGATCACTTGTCGAAGACCTATCGAGACAAGTCTGGAAACGAAACCGTCGCCTTGGACGATATCAATTTCTCGGTCAACGAAGAAGAATTCGTGGCCATCGTCGGACCGAGCGGCTGCGGAAAGTCCACCTTGCTCTCCATCGTGGCAGGGTTGTCGGATGCCACGACAGGGTCCGTCTACTTTGACGGCGTCCTCGAAGGCCGCAGCCCGCGCATTGGCATCGTCTTTCAGGAACATGCCCTGTTTCCGTGGCGCACCATTCAAAAGAATGTGGAGTTTGGCCTGGAGCAAATTGGCATCGGCAAAAAAGAACGCACCGCCCGCGCCCGCGAGTGGCTGCGGAAAGTGGGCCTGCAAGGGTTTGAAGACAAGTACCCGCACCAGCTGTCGGGAGGCATGCGGCAGCGGGTCGGCATTGCCAGAGCCCTGGTGATTGAACCGGACCTGCTGCTGATGGATGAGCCGCTGTCCGCCCTGGACGCCCAAGTCCGCCTGATTATGCAGGACGAACTCTTGCGGCTGTGGCAGTCAGTCCGTCAAAAGACGCTCTATGTCACGCACAACATTGATGAGGCCGTGGCGCTGGCCGACCGCGTGGTGGTCCTGTCGCGGCGTCCGGGCCGAATTGTCAAAGTCATCCCAATTGACATTCCGCGCGAAGCACGCAAGGCGCACGAACATCAGGTGCAGCTGATGGCGCATGCCGAAGAAATTTGGCAGACCATCCGGCGTGACGCGGAACAAGCATTTTTGGAAGGGTGA
- a CDS encoding arsenate reductase/protein-tyrosine-phosphatase family protein has product MAEGWARFLAGNQVEVYSAGIEAHGLNPRAVAAMRDAGVDISHHTSDIIDLDRLNNADYVITLCGDANDKCPVTPPHVRRLHWGIEDPAKVTGSEEAVTAKFHEVRDTIKERVVQFLNEALDLRV; this is encoded by the coding sequence ATGGCGGAAGGCTGGGCCCGGTTTCTTGCAGGAAATCAAGTCGAAGTCTACAGCGCAGGCATCGAAGCGCACGGCCTGAATCCACGCGCGGTGGCGGCCATGCGGGACGCGGGAGTGGACATTTCGCACCATACATCGGATATCATCGATCTCGATAGACTCAACAACGCCGATTATGTGATTACGCTCTGCGGCGATGCGAATGACAAGTGTCCCGTGACGCCGCCGCACGTGAGGCGTTTGCACTGGGGCATCGAAGACCCAGCGAAGGTAACAGGTTCCGAAGAGGCCGTCACAGCGAAGTTTCACGAGGTGCGTGACACCATCAAAGAACGCGTCGTACAGTTTCTCAATGAGGCGTTGGACCTGAGGGTTTGA
- a CDS encoding DsbA family oxidoreductase: protein MKIDIFQDTVCPWCRIGKQHLFQALEAWHEEPVEIYWHAFLLDPTTPEEGRPYSELAKKLGGPERMAEMNQRVCQVGEACGLDFQFESVQKIPNTKLSHQLIQITPGGLQTAMNDAVMKAHFEEGRDIGDMEVLLDIAEEVGCNRTEIRDKLLRGEGIQAVNDDLAFAREAGISGVPLFIFNDQYALSGAQPVEVFVQALQQIHAESH from the coding sequence GTGAAAATCGACATATTCCAGGACACGGTTTGCCCGTGGTGCCGGATCGGCAAGCAGCACTTGTTCCAGGCGTTGGAGGCGTGGCATGAGGAGCCGGTCGAGATTTACTGGCATGCGTTTTTGCTGGATCCGACCACACCGGAAGAAGGCCGCCCATACTCGGAACTGGCGAAGAAACTCGGCGGGCCAGAACGAATGGCCGAGATGAACCAGCGGGTTTGCCAAGTCGGAGAAGCCTGCGGGCTGGATTTTCAGTTCGAATCCGTGCAGAAGATTCCGAACACGAAGCTGTCGCACCAGTTGATTCAAATCACCCCTGGGGGGCTGCAGACGGCGATGAACGACGCTGTGATGAAGGCGCACTTCGAAGAGGGGCGCGACATCGGCGACATGGAGGTCCTCCTGGACATCGCCGAAGAAGTGGGGTGCAATCGCACCGAAATCCGTGACAAGCTGCTGCGCGGGGAAGGCATACAGGCGGTCAATGACGATCTCGCCTTTGCCCGGGAGGCCGGCATTTCGGGTGTCCCCCTGTTCATCTTCAACGACCAGTACGCGCTGTCGGGTGCGCAGCCGGTCGAGGTGTTCGTACAGGCGCTGCAGCAGATTCACGCGGAGTCACACTAA
- a CDS encoding glycerophosphodiester phosphodiesterase, protein MSSVKILGHRGFSSKYPENTRIAFRKALELPIDGIELDVHLTEDGVPVVIHDATVNRTTDGEGLVSRLRSDQISLLNAANAYPELGRQEVPSLQDVLDDAYQCKPHVCCNIEIKVDDGNWEALVDATAAVVRNHPLASQVVFSSFHHESIAYLKQRYPQLTVGLLFGGDTTDAWNVARQVGAYSVHLNARYTTAEHIAACHASDLRVAVWTVDAAPDLERFIRLNTDYLITNVPDTAQRIRDSILSPV, encoded by the coding sequence GTGTCTTCTGTGAAAATCCTCGGTCATCGCGGGTTCAGCTCGAAGTACCCGGAGAACACACGCATCGCGTTTCGGAAAGCCCTCGAGTTGCCAATTGACGGCATTGAATTGGATGTGCATCTGACAGAGGACGGCGTGCCCGTTGTGATTCACGACGCCACGGTGAACCGGACAACGGACGGCGAAGGTCTCGTTTCGCGGCTGCGTTCCGATCAAATCAGCTTGCTCAATGCGGCCAATGCCTATCCGGAACTCGGCAGACAGGAGGTTCCTTCGCTGCAAGATGTTTTGGACGATGCATACCAGTGCAAACCCCACGTGTGCTGCAACATTGAAATCAAGGTGGACGACGGCAACTGGGAGGCGCTGGTTGATGCAACCGCGGCGGTCGTACGCAATCATCCACTGGCATCCCAAGTCGTCTTCTCGTCATTCCATCACGAGTCGATCGCATACTTGAAACAGCGCTACCCGCAATTGACCGTGGGCCTGTTGTTTGGCGGAGACACCACCGATGCCTGGAATGTGGCCAGGCAAGTTGGTGCGTATTCTGTCCACTTGAATGCACGGTATACAACGGCAGAGCACATTGCGGCCTGTCACGCATCGGATCTGCGCGTGGCTGTGTGGACGGTGGACGCAGCGCCTGACCTGGAACGGTTCATTCGACTCAACACCGATTACTTGATTACGAACGTACCCGACACAGCCCAGCGCATCCGAGACAGCATTCTGTCTCCGGTTTGA
- a CDS encoding PadR family transcriptional regulator gives MKQKELGRFSDVSFLVLSSLSSGPKHGYAMMEDILAFSGTQLEPGTLYGAIARLEKHGWIEPLAAEERRRPYRITADGVTVFRHMVATLEQVAAIGKQRLNALEGF, from the coding sequence TTGAAGCAAAAAGAGCTTGGACGTTTTTCAGACGTCTCGTTTCTGGTGCTGTCGAGTCTATCAAGCGGCCCCAAACACGGTTACGCCATGATGGAGGACATTCTGGCGTTTAGCGGTACACAGCTGGAGCCGGGCACCCTGTACGGCGCGATAGCCCGTTTGGAAAAGCATGGCTGGATTGAACCGCTTGCCGCTGAGGAACGTCGGCGCCCGTACCGCATCACAGCCGACGGGGTCACCGTATTCCGGCACATGGTCGCGACCTTGGAACAAGTCGCAGCGATCGGAAAACAGCGCTTGAACGCATTGGAGGGATTCTGA
- a CDS encoding ArsR/SmtB family transcription factor: MIATEPTHDVFQAIADPNRRKMLVLLAETELPIAEIVKQFPISRTAVNKHLHVLADAGLVMRRKQGRETRYQMRPAPLAEVKQWIAFFDQYWDEKLDALAKFVGNNSD, translated from the coding sequence ATGATCGCGACCGAACCCACGCATGACGTGTTTCAGGCCATCGCTGACCCGAATCGGCGAAAAATGTTGGTCCTGCTGGCCGAGACCGAGCTGCCCATCGCCGAGATCGTCAAGCAGTTTCCCATCAGCCGCACGGCCGTCAACAAGCACCTGCACGTGCTGGCCGACGCGGGGCTCGTGATGCGCCGGAAGCAGGGGAGAGAAACCCGCTATCAAATGAGGCCCGCGCCCTTGGCGGAAGTCAAACAGTGGATTGCGTTCTTCGACCAGTACTGGGATGAGAAACTGGACGCGCTCGCGAAATTTGTGGGTAACAATTCGGATTGA
- a CDS encoding DUF4870 domain-containing protein, whose protein sequence is MTSEEKNWAMACHLAAFAGWFIPFGWILGPLIVWLIKRDEFPFVDEQGKEALNFHISLLIYGIFAAILCLILIGFVILMALAVFQVVMVIVAAMKVSSGEPYRYPMTIRFIH, encoded by the coding sequence GTGACTTCGGAGGAAAAGAATTGGGCCATGGCTTGTCACTTGGCGGCGTTCGCAGGCTGGTTTATCCCGTTTGGTTGGATTCTCGGACCGTTGATTGTCTGGTTGATCAAACGCGATGAATTTCCGTTTGTGGATGAACAGGGGAAAGAAGCGCTCAATTTCCACATATCACTGCTGATTTACGGAATTTTCGCAGCCATCCTTTGTCTCATTCTCATTGGTTTTGTCATCCTGATGGCGTTAGCGGTCTTTCAGGTCGTGATGGTGATTGTGGCCGCGATGAAGGTGTCTAGCGGCGAACCCTATCGATATCCTATGACGATCCGTTTCATTCATTGA